A window of Haliscomenobacter hydrossis DSM 1100 contains these coding sequences:
- a CDS encoding S8 family peptidase — MIALYGLSFVVAFVALALWFALKREQAEKYFSRLMFLALVLYSMSLVTVHAPMVYKFQTVFRDMLFLGVFGAIFSRMAGWQKGFWLGVVLSLVAMFWFYRQFVSTTFPYHTSIPLDAKGEILLELKEGHQVAELTKIAEKYDLKLQRAFFPKDVASTELDNYYVVDIPDAGSKKVVNILRRLSRANAVSWAEENEIIQVEPLKTGNLPAKLPSKFGINDPGVANLWGFERMQMDKLYDYLDKNQVKPVRKALIAILDTGVDGNHEDIKSNFKSIDAASDRDLKGHGTHCAGIAGAVSNNGVGVASYSRDNRFTTLTSVKVLGDQGFGTQQGIINGIIKAADAGADVISMSLGGPSNQSRQKAYDKAVNYANKKGAIVVVAAGNSNRNASDFSPVNSKGVIGVSAVDSDLNRAEFSNYVQDLPLGVAAPGVGIYSTIPNNRYETYNGTSMATPYVAGLLGLLKSIKPSLTTEEAYKILNETGMDTRNSKLTGKFIQPLEAVKRIN; from the coding sequence ATGATCGCGTTATATGGTCTTAGCTTCGTTGTAGCCTTCGTGGCACTGGCACTTTGGTTCGCTTTGAAACGTGAACAGGCTGAAAAATACTTTAGCCGCCTGATGTTCCTCGCTCTGGTGCTCTATTCCATGAGCCTGGTCACCGTTCATGCGCCAATGGTCTACAAGTTTCAAACGGTTTTTCGAGACATGCTATTTTTGGGAGTCTTTGGTGCCATCTTCAGCCGCATGGCGGGCTGGCAAAAAGGGTTCTGGCTGGGGGTTGTGCTATCTCTGGTGGCCATGTTTTGGTTTTACCGTCAGTTTGTGAGCACGACCTTTCCTTATCATACCAGCATTCCTCTGGACGCCAAAGGTGAAATTTTGCTGGAATTAAAGGAAGGGCATCAAGTTGCAGAATTGACTAAAATTGCTGAAAAGTACGACTTGAAGCTCCAACGGGCTTTTTTCCCTAAAGATGTTGCATCCACGGAACTGGACAACTATTATGTAGTAGACATTCCTGATGCAGGATCAAAAAAAGTAGTCAACATTCTTCGACGCCTCAGCCGTGCCAATGCGGTTTCCTGGGCGGAAGAGAATGAAATCATCCAGGTGGAACCCCTCAAAACTGGAAATTTGCCAGCTAAACTGCCATCCAAATTTGGCATCAATGACCCCGGTGTAGCCAATCTGTGGGGTTTTGAGCGCATGCAAATGGACAAATTGTACGACTACCTGGACAAAAACCAGGTCAAACCCGTGCGCAAGGCGCTGATTGCCATTTTGGATACCGGTGTAGACGGTAACCACGAAGACATCAAAAGCAACTTCAAGTCGATTGACGCAGCTTCGGATCGGGACCTCAAAGGGCATGGCACGCATTGTGCTGGCATCGCCGGAGCGGTATCCAACAATGGGGTAGGGGTGGCCTCTTATTCACGAGACAACCGTTTTACTACCCTCACCAGTGTAAAAGTACTGGGTGATCAGGGTTTTGGTACCCAGCAGGGCATCATCAATGGCATCATCAAGGCTGCTGACGCTGGTGCCGATGTGATTTCCATGTCCTTGGGCGGCCCAAGTAACCAGTCGCGGCAAAAAGCTTACGACAAAGCGGTTAATTATGCCAACAAAAAGGGGGCGATTGTAGTGGTTGCCGCAGGAAATTCCAACCGCAACGCCAGCGATTTTAGCCCGGTCAACTCTAAAGGAGTCATTGGTGTATCCGCAGTAGACTCCGATTTGAATCGTGCGGAGTTTTCCAACTACGTGCAAGATCTCCCGCTCGGTGTGGCTGCCCCGGGGGTGGGCATCTACTCAACGATACCCAACAACCGTTACGAAACCTATAACGGTACTTCAATGGCCACGCCTTATGTCGCCGGACTTCTGGGTTTACTGAAAAGTATCAAGCCCAGTTTGACCACCGAAGAAGCTTATAAAATTTTGAACGAAACGGGCATGGATACCCGCAATTCAAAACTCACCGGGAAATTTATCCAGCCTTTGGAGGCAGTTAAGCGAATAAACTAA
- a CDS encoding MSEP-CTERM sorting domain-containing protein, translating into MQNWRNPWWIALSSVFPIGALLALAGQIFYIIEPLLSPVQKNTWYALGGGLGMLCLGQLAYFLYLRWHHKNSSLGYTLLISMLYGAWLYSYVASAENLMPIDTPTWMVPNDAFLYPFGLIMPTLAFSLYSLIGYWTNFEKNPNPWTNLAGAVSIPVAIYLAVNLIFINRDFYFFRYFEHLGVVVLVGFTILFLFLLGRSAFILAHRNSLSWDRWQILIKGLLGIVFPIWGLMLNNGDINRHIDNIFGDFSGPWFYGLAIVNGVLFCLPNYPQPWYRLALFIARSLCFPFILYFGLVFLPFLPMALPAILFLGAGFLMLTPVVLIILQASTWFDDFTYLRPIFTFPRVLGMGMASWLVLPAFLYFNCLQDRNALHQALDYVYAPNLSTTQKIQISNKRLSRVFTTIRLNKKRGSWEPGSTTMPYLSHFYNSIVLDNLTISDRKLDKLEAIFLGEALEYFPEAIQRHSVPKITSAIVDSKWNEIDQSWLSTVALEIENPSETLSEYRSIFELPDGALIQNYYLYIGKEKVNGELAEKKTATWIYEQIVNNSRRDPGLLTYLDARTLSLRVYPFLAKEVRKTGFTVIHKEAFHLHLDREHELILGDIAKNSTMTSPIILDQGKLAYIPAAVEEKLPVVNLPPHYHFIVDCSAQSAKKINALIAKIELLIRSRKYALETLHFHLTNHRVVTLSDNTNWQAAIRKHAKQGGFFAERAFEQILYQYATKPLQHYPVMVLVGGESLPIMPGFAPHLAHTVYNGMRYYNLGDNFLGTTGFLDRFERIEISQDPIQARAYPNAQKPIAYLSSSSLIHLPGYQPSTDLKKGSWESAALLQAEWQYQQMHPELGDKAWLSLIKKSFKTGLLTPETAYLVLENEAQRRMLRVKQQQALQGKKALDVGEDPVKMSEPGFWLLLVLLLLAIGFQKNAFQLVKKL; encoded by the coding sequence ATGCAAAACTGGCGTAACCCCTGGTGGATTGCCTTGAGTAGCGTATTCCCCATTGGCGCTTTGCTGGCCCTGGCCGGACAGATTTTTTACATCATTGAGCCGCTGTTAAGTCCAGTACAAAAAAACACCTGGTATGCCTTGGGTGGGGGTTTGGGAATGCTCTGTCTTGGACAACTGGCTTATTTTTTGTACTTGCGTTGGCACCATAAAAACAGCAGTTTGGGGTACACTCTCCTCATTTCCATGCTATACGGTGCCTGGCTTTACAGCTATGTGGCCTCGGCTGAAAATTTGATGCCGATTGACACGCCCACCTGGATGGTTCCCAACGACGCCTTTTTGTATCCATTTGGATTGATTATGCCTACCCTGGCTTTTTCGCTGTACAGTTTGATTGGTTATTGGACCAATTTTGAAAAAAATCCCAATCCCTGGACCAATCTGGCCGGGGCAGTGAGTATCCCCGTCGCCATTTATTTAGCTGTCAATCTCATTTTTATCAATCGCGACTTTTACTTTTTCCGATATTTTGAACATTTGGGCGTTGTCGTATTGGTTGGTTTTACCATACTTTTTCTGTTCTTGCTGGGGCGGAGTGCCTTCATTCTGGCTCATCGCAACAGTTTGAGTTGGGACAGATGGCAAATATTGATCAAAGGCCTTTTGGGGATCGTTTTTCCCATTTGGGGACTGATGCTCAACAACGGAGACATCAACCGCCACATTGACAACATTTTCGGCGATTTTTCCGGTCCCTGGTTTTACGGATTGGCCATTGTCAATGGCGTTTTGTTTTGCCTGCCAAATTATCCGCAGCCCTGGTACCGTTTGGCCTTGTTTATCGCCCGCAGTTTGTGTTTTCCGTTTATCCTCTATTTTGGACTCGTTTTTTTGCCTTTTTTACCCATGGCCCTTCCGGCCATCCTGTTTTTGGGTGCAGGTTTTTTGATGCTGACCCCGGTTGTATTGATCATTTTACAAGCCTCCACCTGGTTTGACGACTTTACCTATTTGCGCCCAATATTCACTTTCCCTCGGGTACTGGGGATGGGAATGGCCAGTTGGCTCGTTTTGCCTGCTTTTTTATACTTTAATTGTTTACAAGATCGGAATGCGCTTCATCAAGCCCTGGATTATGTGTATGCACCAAACCTGTCAACTACCCAAAAAATACAAATTTCCAATAAACGCTTGTCACGAGTGTTTACGACCATTCGCCTCAACAAAAAGCGGGGTTCCTGGGAGCCAGGGTCAACAACCATGCCCTATTTATCCCATTTTTACAACAGCATTGTGCTGGACAACCTTACCATTTCAGACCGCAAACTGGATAAGTTAGAAGCCATCTTTTTGGGTGAAGCACTGGAATATTTTCCGGAAGCCATTCAGCGCCATTCCGTCCCAAAAATCACCAGCGCCATTGTCGACTCCAAATGGAATGAAATTGACCAATCCTGGCTCAGCACCGTTGCGCTGGAAATTGAAAACCCCAGTGAAACACTGAGCGAATACCGCAGCATTTTTGAGTTGCCCGATGGTGCCTTGATCCAGAACTATTACTTGTACATCGGCAAAGAAAAGGTCAATGGCGAACTGGCGGAGAAAAAAACCGCTACCTGGATTTATGAGCAAATTGTGAACAATTCGCGGCGCGATCCAGGCTTATTGACTTACCTGGATGCACGGACCTTGTCATTGCGGGTGTATCCTTTTTTGGCCAAAGAAGTACGAAAAACGGGGTTTACGGTGATCCACAAGGAGGCTTTTCACCTGCACTTGGATCGCGAGCATGAGTTGATTTTAGGCGACATCGCCAAAAACAGTACGATGACCAGCCCTATAATTCTGGACCAGGGAAAACTCGCGTATATTCCCGCTGCTGTAGAAGAAAAGCTGCCCGTAGTGAACCTACCCCCACACTACCATTTTATTGTGGACTGCTCGGCCCAAAGTGCTAAGAAGATCAACGCGCTGATTGCAAAAATTGAGTTGCTGATTCGATCTCGAAAGTATGCGCTTGAAACTTTGCATTTTCACTTGACCAATCATCGCGTAGTTACCTTGTCAGATAATACCAACTGGCAAGCGGCCATTCGCAAACACGCCAAGCAGGGGGGCTTTTTTGCGGAGCGTGCCTTTGAGCAGATTTTGTACCAATACGCGACCAAACCGCTCCAGCATTACCCGGTCATGGTTTTAGTCGGCGGAGAAAGCCTGCCGATTATGCCTGGCTTTGCGCCCCATTTGGCACATACCGTTTACAATGGCATGCGTTACTACAACTTGGGAGATAATTTTTTGGGGACAACTGGCTTTTTAGATCGCTTCGAAAGGATTGAAATTAGTCAAGATCCCATTCAGGCACGGGCTTACCCCAACGCCCAAAAACCAATTGCTTATTTATCAAGTTCATCATTAATCCACCTACCTGGTTATCAGCCCAGTACTGATCTAAAAAAAGGCTCCTGGGAATCCGCTGCGTTGCTCCAAGCCGAATGGCAATACCAGCAAATGCATCCGGAATTGGGCGACAAAGCCTGGCTGAGTTTGATCAAAAAAAGTTTTAAAACCGGCCTGCTCACCCCGGAAACAGCATATTTGGTTTTGGAAAACGAAGCGCAACGCCGCATGTTACGCGTAAAACAACAACAAGCCTTGCAAGGGAAAAAAGCGCTGGACGTCGGGGAAGACCCGGTGAAGATGTCGGAGCCGGGGTTTTGGCTGCTATTGGTGTTGCTGTTGCTCGCCATTGGGTTCCAAAAGAATGCATTTCAATTGGTTAAAAAATTGTAA
- the cobA gene encoding uroporphyrinogen-III C-methyltransferase, which yields MNTPIIPKITLVGAGPGDPELLTIKAWKALQQADVVLYDALVSEEVLDLARPGAILVDVGKRASKHTHPQEDINWMLVEYAINHGHVVRLKGGDPFVFGRGYEEMAHAAMFGIKVDIVPGLSSCIAVPGLQGVPVTCRGVNESFWVVTGTTRSGTISKDIELAAQSTATTIILMGMRKLGDIMAIFAAQGKKDTPAMVVQNGSTAAEKVVLGRVHNLAERVALADASSPGIIVVGDVVALHPEFASASLGDRVLSESQKTGKVTHEHITV from the coding sequence ATGAACACTCCCATCATCCCTAAAATAACCCTCGTGGGAGCAGGTCCGGGCGATCCGGAACTGCTCACCATCAAAGCCTGGAAAGCATTGCAACAAGCCGATGTGGTCTTGTACGACGCACTGGTGAGTGAAGAGGTGTTGGACCTTGCACGTCCGGGTGCCATTTTGGTCGACGTGGGTAAACGCGCGTCCAAACATACCCATCCTCAGGAAGACATCAATTGGATGTTGGTCGAATACGCCATAAACCACGGGCATGTGGTGCGGCTAAAGGGTGGTGACCCCTTTGTATTTGGTCGTGGTTACGAAGAAATGGCCCACGCAGCCATGTTCGGAATTAAGGTGGACATCGTTCCTGGCCTTTCTTCATGCATTGCGGTACCGGGTTTGCAAGGTGTTCCGGTGACTTGCCGGGGCGTCAACGAGAGTTTTTGGGTCGTTACCGGGACCACTCGTTCAGGAACCATTTCTAAAGACATCGAATTGGCCGCTCAATCCACCGCAACCACGATCATCTTGATGGGGATGCGCAAACTGGGAGATATCATGGCCATTTTTGCTGCGCAAGGAAAAAAAGACACCCCGGCAATGGTGGTTCAAAATGGCTCAACTGCAGCAGAAAAGGTAGTACTGGGACGGGTACACAACCTCGCCGAACGGGTAGCTTTAGCTGATGCCAGTTCACCGGGGATTATTGTGGTCGGAGATGTGGTAGCTTTGCACCCTGAATTCGCCTCGGCTTCGCTCGGCGACCGCGTACTGAGTGAGTCGCAAAAAACAGGGAAAGTTACACATGAACACATTACCGTCTAA
- a CDS encoding precorrin-2 dehydrogenase/sirohydrochlorin ferrochelatase family protein, which yields MNTLPSNMERNELYPVFLKLHTLQTLIVGAGEVGFEKLSFILKSSPKARVTMVATWINPEIETLLNSAHEHFVQIHQRAFHPDDLQGHDLVIAATNIPELNREVQQAAKQLGKLINVADTPDLCDFYLGSIVTRGPLKIGISTNGQSPTFAKRFRQVLEAALPEEVEDLLPKLNEIRDRLGGDFAHKVRMLNQITSTLLTGMASCACGGNCTGDCIEFLKKP from the coding sequence ATGAACACATTACCGTCTAATATGGAGCGAAACGAGTTGTATCCAGTTTTTTTAAAACTACACACCCTGCAAACCTTAATCGTAGGTGCTGGCGAGGTAGGGTTCGAAAAGCTCTCGTTTATCCTCAAAAGCAGTCCCAAAGCCAGGGTTACAATGGTAGCCACCTGGATAAATCCTGAAATTGAAACCTTGCTCAACAGTGCTCATGAGCACTTTGTGCAAATTCATCAACGGGCTTTCCACCCGGATGATTTGCAGGGGCATGACCTGGTCATTGCGGCTACCAACATTCCCGAACTGAATCGGGAAGTGCAACAGGCCGCAAAACAACTCGGCAAGTTGATCAATGTTGCGGACACGCCGGATTTGTGTGATTTTTACCTCGGTTCAATCGTGACCCGAGGACCCTTGAAAATTGGGATTTCAACCAACGGGCAATCGCCCACCTTCGCCAAGCGCTTTCGCCAGGTGCTGGAAGCAGCACTGCCCGAAGAAGTGGAAGATTTGTTGCCCAAATTGAATGAGATTCGGGATCGCCTGGGTGGCGATTTCGCACATAAGGTGCGCATGCTCAACCAAATCACTTCCACCTTGCTAACGGGCATGGCGAGTTGTGCATGCGGGGGCAATTGCACTGGAGATTGTATTGAATTTTTGAAAAAACCATAA
- a CDS encoding phosphoadenylyl-sulfate reductase: MTTTQALPAPDLDVEEYSVDYLNEVFGPLNFEERIQRLYDFFEEKDVLMTSSFGASAAFMLRLVSDNRPNQPIHFIDTTYHFPETIAYKEELTKLYNLNVVEVLPDPTQNALTRDEEWWKDHPKMCCSINKVVPLDPIKADHKVWISGLMSYQTDFRSHLRIFEQQGDIIKFHPLIDLSEGDYLYWSSLYKLPKHPLESQGYGSIGCTHCTQKGKGREGRWAGTGKTECGLHPGFFVNKQKAS; the protein is encoded by the coding sequence ATGACGACAACGCAAGCCTTACCTGCTCCTGATCTAGATGTAGAGGAGTATAGCGTGGATTACCTGAACGAAGTTTTTGGCCCACTGAATTTTGAGGAGCGTATACAACGTTTGTACGATTTTTTTGAGGAAAAAGACGTTTTGATGACTTCCTCGTTTGGGGCGAGTGCTGCATTTATGCTCCGCCTGGTTTCCGACAACCGGCCCAATCAGCCGATTCATTTCATCGACACGACTTATCATTTTCCAGAAACCATTGCTTACAAGGAAGAGTTGACCAAATTGTACAACCTCAATGTGGTGGAAGTACTACCGGATCCTACTCAAAATGCGCTGACCCGGGACGAAGAATGGTGGAAAGACCATCCCAAAATGTGCTGCTCCATCAATAAAGTGGTACCGCTCGATCCAATCAAAGCCGATCACAAAGTATGGATTTCTGGCTTGATGTCGTATCAAACCGATTTCCGCTCCCACCTGCGCATTTTTGAGCAGCAAGGCGATATCATCAAATTTCATCCACTGATTGACCTAAGTGAAGGCGACTACCTGTATTGGTCTTCCTTGTACAAGTTGCCCAAACACCCCCTGGAAAGCCAGGGTTACGGTTCAATTGGCTGTACGCATTGTACCCAGAAAGGCAAGGGCCGTGAAGGCCGCTGGGCAGGAACTGGAAAAACTGAATGTGGTTTACATCCGGGTTTTTTCGTGAACAAACAAAAAGCATCGTAA
- a CDS encoding NAD(P)/FAD-dependent oxidoreductase, producing MIQTDILIVGAGPVGLFAVFEAGLLKMRCHLVDSLPVPGGQLAEIYPKKPIYDIPGYPSILAGDLVDRLMEQIAPFNPTFTLGERAEKFEQLENGHFQLTTSKGTQIQAPVIAIAGGLGCFEPRKPPLENLERFEDKGIDYIIRDPEKYRNKRVVIAGGGDSALDWTIFLADVASEVTLIHRRKDFRGAPDSVEKVHELAHSGRIDLLTDSQMTGLRGNGVLTDVVIDTKEKGEVLRSTDYLIPLFGLAPELGPLGTWGLNVEKSAIEVNTFDYSTNIPGIYAIGDINTYPGKLKLILCGFHEATLMCQSAFKRVYPDKKLSFKYTTVNGVNAF from the coding sequence ATGATCCAGACAGACATTCTCATTGTTGGAGCAGGGCCAGTAGGGCTTTTTGCAGTATTCGAGGCGGGCTTGTTGAAAATGCGCTGCCATTTGGTAGATTCATTGCCAGTGCCAGGGGGGCAACTTGCGGAGATTTATCCCAAGAAGCCCATCTATGACATTCCTGGGTATCCTTCCATTTTGGCAGGTGACCTCGTAGATCGCCTCATGGAACAGATTGCGCCTTTCAATCCAACCTTTACCTTGGGTGAACGTGCTGAAAAATTCGAACAACTCGAAAATGGTCATTTCCAACTGACTACCAGCAAAGGCACGCAAATTCAGGCACCAGTCATTGCCATTGCTGGGGGTTTAGGTTGTTTCGAACCACGCAAACCACCCCTCGAGAACTTGGAACGTTTTGAAGACAAAGGCATCGATTACATCATTCGGGATCCGGAAAAATACCGCAACAAGCGGGTAGTCATCGCTGGTGGCGGCGACTCTGCACTGGACTGGACGATCTTTCTGGCAGACGTGGCTAGTGAAGTTACCTTGATCCACCGCCGCAAAGATTTCCGTGGAGCACCAGATTCCGTGGAAAAAGTACATGAACTGGCTCATTCCGGGCGGATTGACCTGTTGACTGATTCTCAAATGACTGGCCTGCGCGGCAACGGTGTGCTCACCGATGTGGTGATTGATACTAAGGAGAAAGGAGAGGTGTTGCGTTCAACGGATTATCTGATCCCGCTGTTTGGTTTGGCTCCAGAGCTGGGCCCATTGGGTACTTGGGGACTCAATGTAGAAAAAAGTGCCATTGAGGTCAATACTTTCGATTATAGTACCAACATCCCGGGCATTTATGCCATTGGGGACATCAATACTTATCCTGGTAAATTAAAGCTGATTCTTTGTGGCTTCCACGAGGCTACGTTGATGTGCCAGTCGGCGTTCAAACGGGTTTATCCAGATAAGAAGCTGAGCTTCAAGTACACTACGGTGAATGGGGTGAATGCGTTTTAG
- a CDS encoding HEPN domain-containing protein, with protein sequence MSNYEFDFSSVSPVDQKDIKELDRRISDFQRGKEDTERFRLYRLTRGVYGQRQEGVQMFRLKLPYGRINSEQLVRIADVSDRYATGNLHITTRQNVQLHYVKLANSPKVWTELAQLNLTAREACGNTVRNFTGSPTAGIDPNEPFDVSPYVEASFQYFLRNPICQEMGRKIKIAFSSSDADSAFTYFHDYGFIPRMQVVDGVEQRGFKVLVGGGLGAQSITGLLAYEFLPEDQIIPFMEAGLRVFDRYGEREKRMKARMKFLIQKLGFEAWMELVKQEWKALKNKSVAIDHNLVPEQAPLGTGIIPADVKPVDEHWYNEWLRTNTFEQKQKGYYGVYVRIVLGDLPSHKARALAAVIKAYAADDIRFTINQGILLKFIRPEALPLWFNELHKLGLALPGADSTADITACPGTDTCALGVTNSTGLSNILEELIREEYPDLIDEKFFKIKISGCMNACGQHMAANLGFHGSSFKHGDLVIPAMQVVLGGGVAPDGRGFIADKIVKVPTKRIPDVVRYVLDDFEKNGLEGEYYNDYFLRQGDKYFYTLLKPLADLKTMTQEEYFDWGQDHLYKQEIGVGECAGVMLDMVGVILKDAVEKIAAAREALEQSQWSDAIYSSYSAFVVAAKGMLLSKDVKCNTQKGVIDDFQTHYVESGDYTEMGNFAELVLQINQYEPEENFASDYVTQAEHFVNSVIALREAQLETSNGIDKKVVGDYYRA encoded by the coding sequence ATGAGCAATTACGAATTTGACTTTTCCAGCGTAAGCCCAGTAGATCAGAAAGACATCAAAGAGTTGGATCGCCGCATCAGCGATTTTCAGCGCGGGAAAGAAGATACCGAGCGCTTTCGCCTTTATCGCCTCACCCGTGGGGTATACGGTCAGCGTCAGGAAGGAGTACAAATGTTTCGTTTGAAACTTCCTTATGGTCGGATAAACTCCGAGCAACTCGTGCGCATTGCCGATGTATCGGATCGTTATGCTACCGGAAATTTACACATCACGACGCGCCAGAATGTGCAATTGCACTATGTTAAATTGGCCAACTCGCCCAAAGTATGGACGGAACTGGCACAATTGAACCTTACTGCACGCGAGGCTTGTGGCAATACGGTGCGCAACTTCACGGGTTCGCCTACTGCGGGGATCGATCCCAACGAGCCTTTTGACGTTTCACCTTATGTAGAAGCATCGTTCCAATATTTTTTGCGGAACCCAATCTGTCAGGAAATGGGGCGCAAAATCAAAATCGCCTTTTCTTCCAGTGATGCTGATTCTGCCTTTACTTATTTTCACGACTATGGTTTTATCCCCAGAATGCAGGTAGTTGACGGGGTGGAGCAGCGTGGTTTTAAAGTTTTGGTTGGTGGCGGACTGGGTGCACAATCCATTACCGGCCTTCTGGCGTATGAATTTTTGCCCGAAGACCAAATCATTCCTTTTATGGAAGCTGGCTTGCGTGTTTTTGATCGCTACGGTGAGCGGGAAAAACGCATGAAGGCGCGCATGAAGTTTTTGATCCAAAAATTAGGCTTCGAGGCCTGGATGGAACTGGTGAAGCAAGAGTGGAAAGCGCTGAAAAATAAATCCGTTGCCATCGATCACAACCTGGTTCCAGAGCAGGCTCCACTTGGTACGGGAATCATTCCTGCCGATGTAAAGCCAGTAGACGAACACTGGTACAATGAATGGTTGCGCACCAATACCTTCGAACAAAAGCAAAAAGGATATTACGGGGTTTATGTACGTATCGTATTGGGCGACTTACCTTCCCACAAAGCACGTGCATTGGCTGCAGTCATTAAAGCTTACGCTGCGGATGACATCCGTTTTACCATCAACCAGGGCATTCTGCTGAAGTTCATCCGTCCGGAAGCATTGCCATTGTGGTTCAATGAATTACATAAACTTGGTCTGGCACTTCCAGGCGCCGATTCTACCGCCGACATCACGGCTTGCCCGGGTACAGATACTTGTGCTTTAGGGGTGACCAACAGTACAGGGCTTTCCAATATTTTGGAAGAATTGATTCGGGAAGAGTACCCTGATTTGATCGATGAGAAGTTTTTCAAAATAAAAATTAGTGGTTGTATGAACGCTTGTGGCCAGCACATGGCCGCAAACCTGGGATTCCACGGCAGTTCATTCAAACACGGGGATTTAGTTATTCCAGCTATGCAGGTCGTTTTAGGCGGTGGAGTTGCCCCCGACGGGCGCGGCTTCATCGCCGACAAAATCGTGAAAGTACCCACCAAACGCATCCCCGATGTGGTTCGGTATGTACTGGATGATTTTGAAAAAAATGGCCTGGAAGGAGAGTACTACAACGATTATTTTCTGCGCCAGGGCGACAAGTATTTCTACACATTGTTGAAGCCGCTTGCCGACCTCAAAACCATGACTCAGGAAGAATATTTCGACTGGGGTCAAGACCATCTCTACAAACAGGAGATTGGAGTAGGAGAGTGCGCCGGGGTCATGTTGGACATGGTTGGGGTGATTCTCAAAGATGCGGTGGAAAAAATTGCTGCTGCACGCGAGGCTTTGGAGCAAAGCCAGTGGTCAGATGCCATCTACTCCAGTTATTCAGCTTTTGTGGTTGCGGCTAAAGGCATGCTTTTGAGCAAAGATGTCAAATGCAACACCCAAAAAGGAGTGATCGACGATTTCCAAACCCACTACGTTGAAAGTGGTGATTATACCGAAATGGGCAATTTTGCGGAACTGGTGCTGCAAATCAACCAATATGAGCCGGAAGAAAACTTTGCCAGTGATTATGTCACACAGGCCGAGCACTTCGTCAACTCGGTGATCGCCTTGCGTGAAGCCCAACTGGAGACATCCAACGGCATCGACAAAAAAGTAGTAGGTGATTATTACCGCGCATAA
- the trxB gene encoding thioredoxin-disulfide reductase: MATTAEHLHCVIIGSGPAGYTAAVYAARANMNPVLFTGKDPGGQLMITNDVENYPGYPSGIMGPEMMEDFRKQAERFGTQIRYELINKVDFSGPVHKLWTESDQEIHADAVIISTGATAKWLGLDSEKKFWSKGVSACAVCDGFFFRGQEVAVVGGGDTAAEEATYLAKLCPKVHLIVRRDQLRASKIMQERVLNAENIVIHWNSETLEVLGENEVEGVKLLNNKTNETSVIPVKGFFVAIGHQPNTDIFKGWLDMDETGYLKTVPGRTLTNIEGVFASGDAQDNIYRQAVTAAGTGCMAALDAERYLAAKGVI; encoded by the coding sequence ATGGCAACTACAGCAGAACACCTGCACTGCGTGATTATCGGTTCAGGTCCCGCCGGATACACTGCCGCAGTTTATGCGGCAAGAGCAAACATGAATCCCGTGCTTTTTACGGGCAAAGATCCTGGTGGCCAGTTGATGATCACCAATGACGTAGAAAACTATCCTGGTTATCCCAGTGGCATCATGGGCCCAGAAATGATGGAGGATTTCCGCAAACAGGCGGAGCGGTTTGGTACTCAAATTCGTTATGAACTGATCAATAAAGTAGACTTCAGTGGTCCAGTACATAAACTTTGGACAGAAAGTGACCAGGAAATACATGCTGATGCGGTGATCATTTCAACGGGGGCCACTGCAAAATGGCTGGGCCTGGATTCTGAGAAAAAATTCTGGAGCAAGGGTGTATCTGCCTGCGCCGTGTGTGATGGTTTCTTTTTTCGTGGACAAGAAGTGGCGGTTGTTGGCGGTGGCGATACCGCTGCTGAAGAAGCCACGTATTTGGCCAAACTTTGTCCTAAAGTACACCTCATTGTGCGCCGTGACCAACTGCGTGCCTCGAAAATTATGCAGGAAAGAGTTTTAAATGCTGAGAATATCGTCATACATTGGAACTCCGAAACGTTGGAAGTCCTCGGCGAAAACGAGGTAGAGGGTGTAAAACTCCTCAACAACAAAACGAATGAAACATCCGTGATTCCGGTCAAAGGATTTTTTGTAGCCATTGGTCACCAACCCAATACTGACATATTTAAAGGTTGGCTGGACATGGATGAAACTGGCTACCTCAAAACGGTGCCAGGTCGTACCCTAACCAATATCGAAGGAGTTTTCGCCAGTGGCGATGCCCAGGATAACATCTACCGCCAGGCAGTTACTGCTGCCGGAACTGGCTGCATGGCTGCTTTGGACGCAGAGCGTTATTTGGCAGCCAAGGGAGTTATATAG